The genomic region aattaattcTTACGttgttaataatttaaaaataccaATAAACATTTCctcaagacaaaaaacaacagcagactACAATTTCCACAGCTCACAATTTGACATCTCTTGAAAccatctattattttttttaattctgtacAAACAGTCAAACCCTTGGTACACAGGAGTGCACAAAACAAATATGGTTTCATAGCTGCTGACCTGATACACACTTTTGTCAGTGGTCTATTtgaccaaaacaaaatgcaatgtACCTTTCTACACGTAGCAATCATCTTCTGTTCTTCTTTGGCTGAGGTGATCATAGGGATGCGACACACAGTTTCAAAGACATCCTTTTGTTTCTGAAGATAAACAAGGAAAGTCGATGAAAACACATCTGCAACAAACACCTTTTGCAGGTATCAATTACTCAACTAACCagatcaataataataaattaacagtatttttaaatgtcaaacagtAATGAGAAACACCATCATAAGACACAAGGGTCCAAAGCATTGTTACTGAGTTTCTTGTTTAGTCTGACCAGTAGCTAAAACCCGGAGGCGTTAAAGTTATTATGATATCAAATGGAGAAAAGcaactgttttatttgtgaaggTGTAAATGGTACATGCTTTTACATCATAAATGACTAAGTCAgcatttaattaataaataacattgGAATCGATTTACTGTTTTGATCAGCTCAAAAATGAATCAACGTATTGTTTCAACACTTTATGATTCATACACTGATTAACTAACCAGGAAGAGTGTTGACAGAAATATTTCCTCACAAATAGCCAGGTTTTATGACTGCATCTGCTATTTCATGAACATGAATTCGTACAACTAAGAAAAGTCTGTATGTCATGAATTTGGGTATGTTTGTAGACACTCttttacacaaacaaaaccaaaactatgGTTGGGTCCTGTTCACATTTGAACTGATACCAGTACCTGGACTTTGGTCCTATGGTATTTATTTTTGGTACTTTCCTCTCTCTGTAACAATAAAAATTGAAATTTTGAACAAACTGCAGGAGTGACGTATTCTTGCTCTGCCAAACATCTCTTACTTATATCTAAATATGACTTTATgtcttatttcattttgttcatATTTGTTGTGACTGAAGCACATTGAGCTTCCATTGTATGAAATGTATCtgcactctgtctgtctgtctgtctgcttgtgtgtgtgtgtgtgtgtgtgtatataggtatctctctcactctctatTTAGACACAAGTggtgacaaatatgtggaataagtacacaatttaaaaatacaatcaCAAACAGCAGTGCAACTAGGCTATttttagaattaaaaaaaaagaggaaaaaaagacaaaatgccaAAACCACTGGTGCAGTGAGTTATGGCTCAACACTCTGCATtgcttcctcctcctgtcttaACACAGTGTTCTCAACCAGATGAGCTCTCAGGTACCAAAACGTGGCAACAATTGATTTAAAGTGAATCTGTTCTTGGAAGCAGAATCAACTTTGTTTGGTTGGTACCCTTCAGAATATTGAATCTGATACCAAACCCTGACGACAACCAATAGAAATTGTGGGAAAAAGTATCATCTATTTACCTGCATGGCACTGAGGCAGTGCTGGACAAGCCCCTGGACCCGATAGTATTGGGCCTCCTTAAGAACCTCATCCAGCTCTCTGTGATCCTCTGGAAGTGGTACTGAGCCATCTCGCAGGAAGTTCAGAACCAGTCCAAAATGTCGGCCACTTCTATCCAAAACTACCCAACCTGGGACAGCAGGGGAAATTATTTTGAGTCATTTGCATTCTTCAGTaatctttattattttctatggAAGGCCAGTGGAACttttaatgaaacattttttagaTTTCACTTCTGGTCTCAATACTCATTTtctttataaaacatttaaaaaaacagtatggTCATTTAAGAATACTCTTAGGACTCGCACTCAATTAAAGTTCTGTCACTTGCACATTAGAGTATTAAAATTCACTACACACTATGAAACATTTAGAGTTAGTATAGACACACCTTTctcaaacaaatgattttaCAGGCCACACCATGACCACACAAGATAATGGTGGTATTAAAACAGTGGAGACAGTCCTGTGCTGTGTCATAGTGAATCACCTCGCCTCCAATCTCATTACAGTGGTTTAGATGTTTGATCTATTACAGCACAaaacttgatgacatcacaagtgtGTCACTTGCTATCCGAGTTCACAAAAGTTGTAGAACTGCCCTCCATTGTAGAATGAAATACACTGTATGATAAAAGTTAAAGGCTAATAATGTGATTTGATTTAGTaaaacagaatttatattaatttaaaacagaCCACCTGAAATAACTATGTTATTAAGCTAACATAAAAAAGGTCCTACTCCATGCTCCTATCAATAACACGGCCCTCATCCATTACATGATAACAAAGTGGATCCTGCACATATGTTAGTGCTTACTACACAGACACATCCACTCACCTTCTGAGTCTATGGAAACCTCTGTTCCTCCATTGCATATGCTCCGCAACAGACTGTCTTCCTTGCTTAATGTCTGGACAGTTGTATAATGCAGCGAGCCACCCACATTTAACTTGACATACTTGCTCCCCAGCAGACCCCGATTTCTGAGCTCATCTGTGTTGTGGAAGGCAGGCTGGGAAACAGCAGATTCAGCCGGGTCAGCAGCATGACTGCCTACTGAAGCCTCAGCAGACATGGGGCTGAAGAGTCACTTCCTGACTGTAAGAAAGAGAGATATGATGGCCTGTTAGTGCAGGTCTGAACAACAACATGTGTAAAAGTGAATGTGCATATTCACTATTTCAGTTGCCCCTTATTTCACAACTCTGTGGATAAACCATCTACATTGGCCTTTACCACTAAAACAGGCTGTTTTTGAATCTGAGATTCTGAGGACATTATTATTTGTGTTCACAAAAGCAGCACAGAGACCAAATGTGGTACCATATCCAGCATGAAATATTTACATTGCTAAAAGCAAGGAGTAATAATAATTAGTctgggaaaatatattttaaaagataatATCTTGGCTTTTCACCTTGTAATGGGCCAACCTCCCatggtttatttttgtcttaaatAGCATACATCATGGATGTCAGAGGTAAGATCTGACAGAgctgacaaaaagttatattttagtttcaCAGCAGTTGTAGTGagtagccattttatttttcaaagttaCTAAGGGTTCTCTTAATGCTTGTCAAAATACTGATTTAGGAGGGCTACGGAGTTGACATGCTGCGGTTGAAACACACCCGATAGCAATATTATTTAATgcatttatcaaaaaaaaagaaagcttaCAAGTAATTGTGAAGCATTACCACCTTTTCGGAAATCAGAAAATAAGACAGGAGTATGTAGGATATCACAAACCCCTTTCATGCCTGATTAAATTATGCttttgtagaaatctgacaGAGTTGACAAAAATCTGGGACACATCTCTAAAAGGCCAACATGTTCACAAAAATAGATATCTTAAAACAAAGATAATTATAGCCGTATATTTTTACACCAATAATATCAGCACGTACTGTCAGcgttttagattttgaaggcttttaatatgtttttaaaggtttgAAGTTGTCAATTCTTGTCTGGGACCAGGGTGTTTTCTAACACAGGGAGAgtttagaagttaaaaaaatcaaaatagatCAAAAATGTATAACGAATCATATCTTTTTCACATATAtaagtcattttaaagtaaagTTTAACCCCTGAAACGGAATTAGTGTGTTGATAAGGTATAAGGTATAattttaaggtgttttttttctttttgacaggCCAAGATTTGTCCCAATTCTCAAGAACTGGTGAATCATGATGGGTGGGGGGATATGAATGTGATCATGCCATACTGTTTTAGTTATGATATGCTAATGTTGTTATAGTAACTGTTAAGTAAGCTTCTTATGAATCGtcataaaaaaaacccagattATTCAACCACACCTATTGTGTTtcctgtatttttaaaaaatgatttcgtTCTCCAGCAAGTGAACAAAATACAAAGGTGTGAAAATACTCTTAATATACATCAAAtgaccattttatttcc from Epinephelus moara isolate mb chromosome 18, YSFRI_EMoa_1.0, whole genome shotgun sequence harbors:
- the kctd13 gene encoding BTB/POZ domain-containing adapter for CUL3-mediated RhoA degradation protein 1 translates to MSAEASVGSHAADPAESAVSQPAFHNTDELRNRGLLGSKYVKLNVGGSLHYTTVQTLSKEDSLLRSICNGGTEVSIDSEGWVVLDRSGRHFGLVLNFLRDGSVPLPEDHRELDEVLKEAQYYRVQGLVQHCLSAMQKQKDVFETVCRIPMITSAKEEQKMIATCRKPVVKLQNNRGNNKYSYTSNSDDNLLKNIELFDKLVLRFNGRVLFVKDVLGDEICCWSFYGEGRKIAEVCCTSIVYATEKKQTKVEFPEARIFEETLNILIYENGRGSGPGGLHLLDSRGSGSSLGAEEEGAAGGDRRVRRIHVRRHIMHDERGHGQQTVYKD